The proteins below come from a single Gemmatimonadaceae bacterium genomic window:
- a CDS encoding succinate dehydrogenase/fumarate reductase iron-sulfur subunit, whose product MPNTQFRIWRGERGNGGFRDYTTEVTEGMVVLDAMHQIQAEHANDMAIRWNCKAGKCGSCSAEINGSPRLMCMTRMDELPTDKPITVEPMRAFPHVRDLVTDVSWNFEVKKKIRKFRPRTPDAPDGTWRMQQVDVDRVQEFRKCIECFLCQDVCHVLRDHHKHDEFIGPRFFVYSAALEMHPLDTEDRLADLKEDQAIGYCNITKCCTKVCPEHITITDNAIIPLKERVVDEFYDPVVKLVRLFRGKSAKGTRG is encoded by the coding sequence ATGCCGAACACTCAGTTCCGGATCTGGCGGGGCGAACGCGGGAACGGTGGCTTCAGGGACTACACCACCGAGGTCACCGAAGGCATGGTCGTGCTCGACGCCATGCACCAGATCCAGGCCGAGCACGCCAACGACATGGCGATCCGCTGGAACTGCAAGGCCGGCAAGTGCGGGTCATGCTCGGCGGAGATCAACGGTAGCCCGCGGCTCATGTGCATGACGCGCATGGATGAGCTGCCGACGGACAAGCCGATCACGGTCGAGCCGATGCGTGCGTTTCCGCACGTGCGCGACCTCGTGACCGACGTGTCGTGGAACTTCGAGGTCAAGAAGAAGATCAGGAAGTTCAGACCGCGAACGCCGGACGCGCCCGACGGCACCTGGCGCATGCAGCAGGTCGACGTCGACCGGGTGCAGGAGTTCCGGAAGTGCATCGAGTGTTTCCTCTGTCAGGACGTGTGCCACGTCCTGCGCGATCACCACAAGCACGACGAGTTCATCGGGCCGCGCTTCTTTGTGTACTCAGCGGCGCTCGAGATGCACCCGCTCGACACCGAAGACCGGCTCGCGGACCTCAAGGAAGACCAGGCCATCGGCTACTGCAACATCACGAAATGCTGCACGAAGGTCTGCCCGGAGCACATCACGATCACCGACAACGCGATCATTCCGCTCAAGGAGCGTGTGGTCGACGAGTTCTACGATCCCGTCGTCAAGCTGGTGCGACTGTTCAGGGGCAAGTCGGCCAAGGGCACTCGAGGGTGA
- a CDS encoding fumarate reductase/succinate dehydrogenase flavoprotein subunit: protein MSVERIEHDVLVIGAGGAGLRAAIAAADAGVRVGLVCKSLLGKAHTVMAEGGMAAAMGHVDDRDNWRVHFADTMRGGQYLNNWRMAELHAKEAPDRVRELEAWGAVFDRTADGRILQRNFGGHRYPRLAHVGDRTGLEMIRTLQDHAIHQAIDVHMEVTVSALLMDGGRVAGALAYDRERGRFRVFACKAIVLATGGVGRAFRITSNSWEYTADGHALAWRAGAELMDMEFVQFHPTGMVWPPSVRGILVTEGVRGEGGVLRNSQGKRFMFEDIPENYRNQTADSEEEGWRYTQGDKAARRPPELLTRDHVARCIQREVREGRGSPHGGVFLDIAWIKERIPNAPEHIRKKLPSMYHQFMQLANIDITTTPMEVGPTTHYVMGGVRVDGDSQMSTVPGLFAAGECAAGLHGANRLGGNSLSDLLVFGRRAGEHAATFARENPGARVNQGEVDAAVSAALAPFDRGAGGEAPYQIQHELQDMMQELVGIVRTEDEMARALAGVARLRERAARVGVQGNREYNPGWHTALDLDNLLIISEAIGRAAIERKESRGGHFRDDYPEKDPAYASFNIVVKRGADGSMHLERRPIPPMPDELKAIIEEQKA from the coding sequence ATGTCGGTCGAGCGCATTGAGCACGATGTGCTGGTCATCGGGGCGGGTGGCGCAGGGTTGCGTGCGGCGATCGCGGCCGCGGATGCCGGGGTGCGCGTCGGCCTCGTGTGCAAGTCGCTGCTCGGCAAGGCGCACACGGTCATGGCGGAGGGAGGCATGGCTGCGGCGATGGGTCACGTCGACGATCGCGACAATTGGCGGGTGCACTTCGCCGACACGATGCGCGGCGGACAGTACCTCAACAACTGGCGCATGGCCGAGCTGCACGCGAAGGAGGCGCCGGATCGCGTGCGCGAACTCGAAGCCTGGGGTGCGGTGTTCGATCGGACGGCGGATGGGCGCATCCTGCAACGCAACTTTGGAGGACACCGATACCCGCGGCTGGCCCACGTTGGCGACCGGACCGGTCTCGAGATGATCCGCACGCTGCAGGACCACGCGATCCACCAGGCAATCGACGTGCACATGGAGGTCACGGTCAGCGCGCTGTTGATGGACGGCGGTCGCGTGGCCGGTGCACTCGCGTACGATCGTGAGCGAGGCCGCTTTCGCGTGTTTGCCTGCAAGGCGATCGTACTCGCCACCGGCGGCGTGGGCCGTGCGTTCAGGATCACGAGCAACAGCTGGGAATACACGGCCGACGGCCACGCGCTGGCCTGGCGCGCGGGCGCCGAACTGATGGACATGGAGTTCGTGCAGTTCCACCCGACGGGCATGGTCTGGCCGCCGAGCGTGCGGGGCATCCTCGTGACCGAAGGCGTGCGCGGCGAAGGCGGGGTGCTTCGCAACTCGCAGGGCAAACGGTTCATGTTCGAGGACATCCCCGAGAACTACCGGAACCAGACGGCCGACAGCGAAGAAGAGGGGTGGCGCTACACCCAGGGCGACAAGGCGGCGCGTCGCCCGCCCGAACTCCTCACCCGCGATCACGTGGCGCGGTGCATCCAGCGTGAGGTGCGCGAGGGGCGCGGGAGCCCACACGGCGGCGTGTTCCTCGACATCGCGTGGATCAAGGAGCGGATCCCGAACGCCCCAGAGCACATCCGCAAGAAGCTGCCGTCGATGTACCACCAGTTCATGCAACTGGCGAACATCGATATCACCACGACGCCCATGGAGGTGGGACCGACGACCCACTACGTCATGGGCGGCGTGCGAGTGGATGGCGATTCACAGATGAGCACGGTGCCCGGGCTCTTTGCCGCCGGCGAGTGCGCGGCCGGCCTGCACGGGGCCAACCGGCTCGGCGGAAACTCCCTCTCCGACCTTCTCGTGTTTGGCAGGAGAGCCGGAGAACACGCGGCTACGTTCGCCCGGGAGAATCCGGGGGCGCGAGTGAACCAGGGAGAGGTCGACGCCGCCGTCTCCGCCGCGCTCGCGCCCTTTGATCGTGGCGCGGGCGGCGAAGCGCCCTACCAGATCCAGCACGAGCTGCAGGACATGATGCAGGAACTGGTGGGCATCGTGCGCACCGAAGACGAAATGGCACGCGCGCTGGCTGGCGTGGCTCGGCTCCGCGAACGCGCCGCCCGCGTGGGCGTGCAGGGGAACCGTGAGTACAATCCCGGATGGCACACGGCGCTCGACCTGGACAACCTCCTCATCATCTCGGAAGCCATCGGCCGTGCGGCGATCGAGCGCAAGGAGAGTCGCGGTGGCCACTTTCGTGACGACTATCCCGAGAAGGACCCGGCATACGCGAGCTTCAACATCGTGGTGAAGCGAGGGGCGGACGGGTCCATGCATCTCGAGCGGCGGCCCATTCCGCCCATGCCGGATGAGCTGAAGGCGATCATCGAGGAACAGAAAGCGTGA
- a CDS encoding succinate dehydrogenase, with protein MEPRGFGETLRRDAWWVPNVFIVTILTSFLVYATWAAFQNAHYTHGPYLSPFYSPELWGDSPHAWFGPKPGWWPVWLPFSPALIILPIPALFRFTCYYYRGSYYKAFWADPPGCAVGEPRRSYLGERYFPLVLQNVHRYGLLLAFIFLIFLWHDAWKGFWFATPGGQTTFGIGVGSIVLVANVVLLTGYTIGCHSMRHVVGGMLNRISGSPVRKLAYDCSSVCNRSHMNWAWASLFSVALTDVYVRLCSMGVITDLRIL; from the coding sequence ATGGAACCGCGCGGATTCGGAGAGACGCTCCGCCGCGACGCCTGGTGGGTGCCCAACGTCTTCATCGTCACGATCCTCACGAGCTTTCTCGTGTACGCGACGTGGGCCGCCTTCCAGAACGCGCACTACACCCACGGGCCCTACCTCTCGCCCTTCTACTCGCCCGAGCTGTGGGGAGACTCGCCGCACGCCTGGTTTGGTCCAAAGCCGGGGTGGTGGCCGGTGTGGCTCCCGTTTTCACCCGCGCTGATCATCCTGCCGATTCCGGCGCTCTTCCGTTTCACCTGCTACTACTACCGCGGCTCGTACTACAAGGCGTTCTGGGCGGATCCGCCGGGATGTGCGGTCGGTGAGCCGCGCCGGAGCTATCTCGGTGAGCGCTACTTCCCGCTCGTCCTGCAGAACGTCCATCGCTATGGCCTGCTCCTCGCGTTCATCTTCCTGATCTTCCTCTGGCACGATGCGTGGAAGGGCTTCTGGTTTGCCACGCCCGGCGGACAGACGACCTTTGGCATCGGCGTGGGCTCGATCGTGCTCGTCGCGAACGTCGTGTTGCTCACCGGCTATACGATCGGATGCCATTCGATGCGGCACGTGGTCGGCGGCATGCTGAACCGGATCTCGGGGTCACCGGTGCGAAAGCTGGCGTACGATTGTTCGAGCGTTTGCAACCGGAGCCACATGAACTGGGCCTGGGCGAGCCTGTTCTCCGTAGCCCTCACCGACGTGTACGTGCGGCTGTGCTCGATGGGCGTCATCACCGACCTGAGGATCCTGTAG
- the ligD gene encoding non-homologous end-joining DNA ligase, producing MPPRRPAPESPDGEPHGAGDAGRGRRARSRAPEELIVVEGREVRLSNPDKILIPDARVTKRALVEYYLAVAPGALRAAGGRPNVMVRYPNGIGGEFFYQKRAPGNRPDWIDVVTLRFPSGRSAEEVVPRDAAALAWMANLACLELHPHSVRADDVEHPDELRVDLDPVPGVPWAHILTVAAVVREALADLGLVGWPKTSGSRGLHINVRIHRQWTFEQVRRAALALARDVERRAPTLATSKWWKEERHGVFVDYNQNAKDRTVAAGYSVRPTPDARVSAPLAWDEVMECDPADFTLHTMPARFAAIGDRHAGIDEVAGSIERLLELSAVHERAGHGDAPWPPHYRKQEGEPPRVQPSRRRVPSKPLIEIGRAKRKVDALAGLDRWKARHPAVATLLQPSDVLVDAMRGRFATWTRIRVNLEHVPDELRPPQEPLDPDEKILPSSYDGTTSS from the coding sequence ATGCCTCCCCGAAGACCTGCGCCCGAATCCCCGGACGGCGAGCCACACGGCGCGGGTGACGCCGGCAGAGGACGCCGCGCACGGTCGCGCGCGCCCGAGGAGCTGATCGTCGTCGAAGGCCGCGAGGTCCGCCTCTCGAATCCCGACAAGATCCTCATCCCCGACGCGCGCGTCACCAAGCGCGCCCTCGTGGAGTACTACCTCGCCGTCGCGCCCGGGGCCCTCCGCGCCGCCGGTGGCCGGCCGAACGTGATGGTGCGCTATCCCAACGGTATCGGCGGCGAGTTCTTCTATCAGAAACGCGCACCCGGCAACCGGCCAGACTGGATCGACGTCGTAACGCTTCGCTTCCCCTCCGGACGCAGCGCCGAGGAGGTCGTCCCGCGGGACGCGGCGGCGCTGGCGTGGATGGCCAACCTCGCGTGTCTCGAGCTGCACCCGCACTCGGTGCGCGCCGATGACGTCGAGCATCCCGACGAGCTGCGCGTGGACCTGGATCCGGTGCCGGGCGTGCCGTGGGCACACATCCTCACGGTCGCGGCCGTGGTGCGAGAAGCCCTCGCGGACCTCGGCCTCGTCGGATGGCCCAAGACCTCCGGGTCGCGTGGCCTCCACATCAACGTCCGCATTCACCGCCAGTGGACGTTCGAGCAGGTCCGTCGCGCCGCGCTTGCCCTCGCGCGGGACGTCGAGCGACGCGCGCCGACGCTCGCCACGTCGAAATGGTGGAAGGAGGAGCGGCACGGCGTCTTCGTTGACTACAACCAGAACGCGAAGGATCGCACCGTGGCGGCGGGCTATTCGGTGCGACCCACTCCGGACGCTCGGGTGTCGGCGCCGCTCGCGTGGGACGAGGTCATGGAGTGTGACCCGGCGGACTTCACGCTGCACACCATGCCGGCGCGCTTCGCTGCGATCGGGGACCGACACGCCGGGATCGACGAGGTCGCCGGCTCCATCGAGCGGTTGCTGGAACTGTCGGCGGTCCACGAGCGTGCAGGCCACGGCGACGCACCCTGGCCACCGCACTATCGCAAGCAGGAGGGCGAACCACCGCGTGTGCAGCCGTCGCGGCGTCGGGTGCCGAGCAAGCCGCTGATCGAGATCGGGCGCGCGAAACGGAAAGTCGACGCGCTCGCGGGCCTCGATCGATGGAAGGCGCGACATCCCGCGGTGGCCACGCTGCTGCAGCCTTCCGACGTGCTCGTCGATGCCATGCGCGGTCGCTTTGCCACGTGGACGCGGATCCGCGTGAACCTCGAACATGTGCCTGACGAGTTGCGACCTCCTCAGGAACCGCTGGATCCCGACGAGAAGATCCTGCCGAGTTCGTACGACGGTACCACCTCGAGCTGA
- a CDS encoding ATP-dependent DNA ligase, protein MSDETYPVPPPLEPMLAKAAESLPEEGEYLYEPKWDGFRALVFRGRGDVMIQSRDLRPLDRYFPELRELLLTNLPDGCVLDGEIVIVGERGLDFEALQTRLHPAASRVAKLAKETPASFVAFDLIAAEGSDLRAVPQGERRRRLELLLATAAPPIHLTPATRDRGLAARWLQEFEGAGLDGVMAKPIDAPYAPGKRAMFKIKHARTADCAVAGFRWYKDSTDAVGSLLLGLYDDAGTLHHVGVTSSFTMQTRRALAAELAPLREHALENHPWRAWADAQAHATGRMPGGQSRWTAGKDLSWEPLRVERVVEVKYDHLQGSRFRHATTFIRWRHDRTPADCRYDQLEVVPSYELGRIFSSGSSGS, encoded by the coding sequence ATGAGCGATGAGACGTACCCCGTTCCGCCGCCGCTGGAGCCCATGCTCGCGAAGGCCGCGGAATCGCTGCCGGAGGAGGGCGAGTACCTCTATGAGCCCAAGTGGGACGGCTTTCGTGCGCTCGTGTTCCGTGGCCGGGGCGACGTGATGATCCAGAGCCGCGACCTGCGTCCGCTCGACCGGTACTTCCCTGAACTGCGCGAGTTGCTGCTTACCAACCTGCCTGACGGGTGCGTGCTGGATGGCGAGATCGTGATCGTCGGCGAACGTGGCCTCGACTTCGAGGCGCTGCAGACGCGCCTGCATCCCGCCGCTTCGCGCGTGGCCAAACTCGCGAAAGAGACCCCGGCTTCCTTCGTGGCATTCGACCTCATCGCCGCCGAAGGGTCCGACCTGCGCGCGGTACCGCAGGGCGAGCGGCGTCGTCGGCTCGAGTTGCTCCTGGCCACGGCGGCGCCTCCAATCCACCTCACTCCGGCAACGCGTGATCGCGGCCTCGCCGCACGCTGGCTCCAGGAGTTCGAGGGCGCGGGACTCGATGGTGTCATGGCCAAACCGATCGATGCGCCTTATGCACCCGGCAAGCGTGCGATGTTCAAGATCAAGCACGCGCGAACCGCCGACTGCGCCGTCGCCGGGTTCCGCTGGTACAAGGATTCGACCGACGCGGTTGGTTCGCTGCTCCTGGGACTCTATGATGACGCGGGCACGCTGCACCACGTGGGGGTGACGTCCTCGTTCACCATGCAGACGCGGCGAGCGCTGGCGGCCGAACTCGCGCCGCTGCGCGAGCACGCGCTCGAGAACCATCCCTGGCGCGCCTGGGCGGACGCCCAGGCACACGCCACCGGCCGCATGCCCGGAGGGCAGAGTCGCTGGACCGCAGGCAAGGATCTCTCGTGGGAGCCGCTCCGTGTCGAGCGCGTCGTCGAGGTGAAGTACGACCACCTGCAGGGGAGCCGCTTTCGCCACGCGACGACGTTCATCCGCTGGCGGCACGACCGGACGCCGGCGGACTGCCGGTACGATCAGCTCGAGGTGGTACCGTCGTACGAACTCGGCAGGATCTTCTCGTCGGGATCCAGCGGTTCCTGA
- a CDS encoding SH3 domain-containing protein, producing MRAAPARTARLLGSLGPDTRIQLGESRAGWVRVRIRGLAGWVDESRLLARGAP from the coding sequence GTGCGCGCGGCCCCCGCCCGGACGGCCCGCCTGCTCGGCTCACTCGGCCCGGATACACGCATCCAGCTCGGGGAATCGCGGGCGGGATGGGTGCGGGTGCGGATCCGCGGTCTTGCCGGCTGGGTGGATGAGTCGAGGTTGCTCGCGCGGGGTGCGCCCTAG
- a CDS encoding amidohydrolase, with protein sequence MRAVLTIVLLLTACAMPEHAPVTLAIVNARVWTGNAQRPWADGIAVSNDRIVLVGSSAEVRKSARAAEVIDAKGQMVVPGFVDAHVHFVLGGFALSSVQLRDAGTKAEFVSRVRDFARGIPKGAWITNGDWDHTLWGGELPRADWIDSVTPDNPVWLNRLDGHMHLANSAALRAAGISRATAEVPGGEIVRDDRGEPTGVLKDNAGDLVTRVMPAPPPEMEDRALDAAMAFVAAQGVTSVHHMGSWNDLAIFRRATASGRLSTRIYAAVPLDTWEQLRDTVAAAGRGDQWLRWGALKGFVDGSLGSHTAAMYEGFTDAPSDTGLLVTPPDSMYAYVKGADAAGLHVIVHAIGDRAIGSQLDLFERVTREHGPHDRRFRIEHAQHIGPNDMGRFASLGVLPSMQPYHAIDDGRWAEQVIGPERASRTYAFRSLIDSGATLAFGSDWFVAPPKPLLAIYAAVTRRTLDDRNPEGWVPAQKITVEEALRAHTMGSAFAAFEDKDKGSIEVGKLADLVMLDRDLTTTPPAALRDAQVMLTIVGGKVVYRADAARR encoded by the coding sequence ATGCGCGCGGTCCTCACAATCGTTCTCCTCCTCACTGCCTGCGCCATGCCCGAACACGCGCCGGTCACGCTCGCCATCGTGAATGCGCGCGTGTGGACCGGGAACGCACAGCGACCCTGGGCCGACGGCATTGCGGTGAGCAACGATCGCATCGTGCTCGTGGGATCGAGCGCGGAGGTGCGCAAGTCGGCACGCGCGGCGGAGGTGATCGACGCGAAGGGGCAGATGGTGGTCCCGGGTTTCGTCGACGCGCACGTGCACTTCGTGCTCGGGGGGTTCGCGCTCTCGTCGGTCCAACTTCGGGACGCAGGGACGAAGGCGGAGTTCGTATCCCGGGTCCGCGACTTTGCCCGTGGCATCCCGAAGGGCGCGTGGATCACCAACGGCGACTGGGACCATACCCTGTGGGGTGGTGAACTCCCACGGGCGGACTGGATCGATTCGGTGACGCCGGACAATCCGGTCTGGCTCAACCGACTCGACGGGCACATGCACCTCGCGAACTCGGCGGCGCTGCGCGCGGCGGGAATCAGTCGCGCGACCGCCGAGGTACCGGGTGGCGAGATCGTTCGTGACGACCGTGGCGAGCCTACCGGTGTGCTGAAGGACAACGCCGGGGATCTGGTGACGCGCGTGATGCCGGCGCCTCCGCCCGAGATGGAAGACCGCGCGCTCGATGCCGCCATGGCGTTCGTGGCGGCGCAGGGCGTGACGAGCGTGCACCACATGGGGAGCTGGAACGACCTGGCGATCTTCAGGCGGGCCACGGCGAGCGGCCGACTTTCGACGCGCATCTACGCCGCCGTGCCGCTCGACACCTGGGAACAGCTCCGCGACACGGTCGCTGCCGCGGGCCGCGGTGACCAATGGCTGCGCTGGGGAGCGCTCAAGGGCTTCGTCGATGGATCGCTGGGGTCGCACACCGCGGCGATGTACGAGGGCTTCACCGACGCGCCCTCGGACACCGGACTCCTCGTCACACCTCCCGATTCGATGTACGCCTACGTGAAAGGCGCAGACGCCGCGGGACTTCACGTCATCGTGCATGCGATCGGTGACCGCGCGATCGGATCGCAACTCGACCTCTTCGAGCGCGTGACCCGCGAACACGGTCCGCACGACCGACGCTTTCGCATCGAACACGCGCAGCACATCGGACCGAACGACATGGGGCGCTTTGCCTCGCTCGGCGTCCTCCCTTCCATGCAGCCCTACCATGCGATCGACGACGGGCGCTGGGCCGAGCAGGTCATCGGTCCCGAGCGGGCGTCGCGCACGTACGCGTTCCGGTCGCTGATCGACAGCGGCGCGACGCTCGCCTTCGGCTCCGACTGGTTCGTCGCGCCTCCCAAACCGTTGCTCGCGATCTACGCCGCGGTGACGCGCCGGACCCTCGATGACCGAAACCCCGAGGGGTGGGTGCCGGCGCAGAAGATCACCGTGGAGGAAGCCCTGCGGGCGCACACCATGGGGTCGGCGTTCGCCGCGTTCGAGGACAAGGACAAGGGCTCGATCGAAGTGGGGAAGCTGGCCGACCTCGTGATGCTCGATCGTGACCTGACTACCACGCCGCCGGCCGCGCTGCGCGACGCGCAGGTCATGCTGACCATCGTGGGCGGAAAGGTGGTGTATCGTGCAGATGCTGCGCGGCGCTAG